The Helianthus annuus cultivar XRQ/B chromosome 11, HanXRQr2.0-SUNRISE, whole genome shotgun sequence region TTTATCCGCAATCTTACTCAACTGATCCTCATTAACTCCTTCCTGAAACGGAGTCTCATTAACATGGATATGTTGAGCTACGGTATCCGGTTCCCCTCCATTATGTTCCAATCCGACAGGTTTTGAAATCGCAAACAACCCATCAATAACCGAAGAATTATTCGTCGAATATAAACCTCTCCTCGGCAATAGCGTATTGCCTTCAATATTCGTAACCCTTAGACCGATGCCACGTACTGGAGCTGTTCCAGGAGTGGTTTCGACATCTTCATTCAGCGTCTCCACCCTTATGTGTTGTAGATTATCAGTTTTGGGGTAATTCTCCCCACCAGCATCTGCAACTCTCTCCATTATCACCTCAGAAATCGAACCATGCAATAAAATCAACGTAAAACAAGCAGAAACCAAGAACCAGGTCCAATGAGAAACCCTATGAAGAAAACCCTAAATCTAGCAAAACCCTAACCCTAAAATCCTCACGAAATCAAATAGAGCACCCGATCAATCAAGGTTACTGCCTTACCAGTATGACCGAAAGACCCAATACGCTATCTAATCATATCAGACTTTACGATTAGAGCCGGCGAAGAAGAAACAAGATAAACCCAAGAAAAAATCCAAACAGAAAGTGCTAACGAGTTCGTTACAAGAGTTTAATAAATCAAATCTTGATTACAGACTGTTATACACCCACAGCTCGAAAGAATCAAGGATCCATGAAAGAAGAAAAGTCGCCTGCTAGAGGCCTGGTATGTTTGATCCGTTTGATCAAGAGTAGTATCAGCTGGTTGGCATCAGCAGGGGGTCGCCCAGTGATCTATCAATCTGATTACTTTACAACAGTTCAAGATTATATGAAATGGATCCAGTCAATATATGGGTTTATGATCGAATTCATAAGAAGAGGCGTAAAGTCACTCTCAGAGTCTCCTCTAATGAAAGAAATAAACAGAAGAGTGCTATCTCTATCGAAACTAAGACAGTCAAGAAAATGACCCCAGAAACAGACGAAAAAGAACCTCCATAAATGAATCCATTCACTACTGAGAAAAAGGAAATGAGCCTCACTTGGGCTAGAAGGATAGAAAAGCTTAAGATGTATAATGTGCTCAGTTAACGGACACCAAAACTACTGATCATCTCTTTCCTGCTCTTGCACTGGTGTGGCATTCTACAGTTTTTGATATCCTGGTGCGGAGCTTGGCCAATCTCTCCCCATCTATCAGCGAAACCCCGCTCTTTCTCTTCGACACGGACCAAGACGGGAAAGAAGCTACCAATCTGAAAGACCCAGTGAGCACCTCAGTCAAACAAGATCGATCGCTTCACTCCCCAATGCCAAGACGGTCAAGAGAGAGCCTTAGTTAAATAGGCAGCAACAGGATGTTACAAGACCCGAGCAATCACGAGATCGAGTTGTAGTCCACTTCGACTTTCAGTCTCGTTTATGGATCCTGAAATTAGAATATGAACTTGGTACTGGAATAATAACCTTCACTCAAGCTGGTTCGTTCACTAGATCTACTTTCTCGACCATTTCAGGGGTAGGTGGCAAGTGCTGCAGTGAGAGATGAGACCCCCTTTCGGGTAGTCTTCGTGCCATATTTTCTATCAGGTTCCCCTCGATTCATCAAGAAAAAAGATGGGCAGATTCTTCTTCCAACTAGTTTTAGGGGCTACGGTAACTTCCACTTCGTCCATCTTGCCTCCTTCAGACCCTCGCTTTGCTTTTTGCAACCTTCTCCAAGCAACATCTTTAGATCAGGACTTGCCACGTTTTTCCCCGGTGACTGATCTGATTGGTTGGGCAACGATGCCTTCTTATTTCTACTGCAACTTCCTTCACTCAAGCTGGTACCATCAACGTGGCCCATAAATCTCATTTAGTAATAGTTCCAGTCAGACCAGGGAAGCAGCAGCAGGACGTAGTGTGGTAGTTCGGTTCCAGGTCAGTTCCAGTTCGGATCGAATAATGGTGATTGAAGGGATGGGATCGGAAGCTCCTGATTCCAATAGTTAACTGGGTTGTGGCAGGCGAGTCTGCTTTCCCTTAATTAAGCCAACTCTATCGGTACTCCTTTAAGGGCACACAAGCCTATGCTTTGGTATAGAGAACATCCCATATGGATAAAACCCTAATGCTCTCTCTCTAGCGCAGGCGATTTCAACATCCTGAAACCCTAAATGTCATCGTATTCTTTCGATTAACAGGTTGGTCATCAGCTCTTGCTCTAGTACTGATTCTGTTCATCGCAGGGTTtgtgtgaaattagggttttgttcaAAGAATTATCGCCGCCTCATTTTTTCTGTGTTTTGTTCGGATTCGATAGTTATCACTATCTGATTTGCAAGTTTCATGGGATAGGGCGCTGCTAGATTAGGGTTTTATTTTCGGTTTTGTTAGTTGTTTATTGGTGTTCGGGTTTCTTGGTGCATCAGCTGAGTTCGTGTTTATTGGAGAGAGTTGTTTTTGTTTCGTATGGATGAGCATAACACACATGAGGTCTTTCAACATTATGACGGCAGCAGATCTTCTTTTTCGTTTGAAGGTTTAGACAACCGAGTTATGGATGTTGAAGGTACCACATGGCTTCCTCGACGGGGTACAATTCAGTCTCAATCTGAACATCGTAAGTTTAATTTAATTGATGAACTGTCAAAAGTTTCCGTTCCAATTTCTGTGGAGAAGCTGTGTTCAGATTCGGAGAGTGCAGGGATTGTTCATACTACCACGGGGTATGCGCCAACATCAGAATTCAATGGAACATCTTGTGCGGCTGATAAAGGGAAACCAACAGGTTCGGGTTCTGCGAGACGGGTATCTTTTGCTAATGTAGTGAAGGATAATAAAGAGACTGTGAAGGTGAATTTCAGGGTGATGGAATCGAGTGAGGTAGTTGACGGAGCTGACGTTGTTATTCCATTATCTTCAGTTAAACAAGTTACTGACAGGTATGCGAACACTTTGTATGGGTACTTTTTGGGTAAACGACTAGCATTTCCCGTGGTGGATTTTTATGCGAAGAACAATTGGGTTAAATATGGTTTGTCAAGAATTATGATGAATGCGCGCGGTTCTTTTTCTTCAAGTTCAAAATTAAAAGAGGGATGGACCAAATGGTAGAGGATGGACCGTGGATGATAAGAAATGTTCCAATAATTTTGAAACAATGGTCTGCTTCTATCAAGTTGGAAAAAGAGGATCTAAAATCTAttccagtttgggtcaagatgcatgatgtgcctTTAGCGGCATTTACTGAGGATGGGCTTAGTTTACTCGCATCTAAGATTGGGGTGCCTAAGATGTTGGACTCGTATACTGCCATCACAATGTGTGCGGAATCTTGGGGAAGAAACAGCTATGCTAGAGCACTTATTGAGGTTCAGGCAGGGGTTGATTTAAAGAAGAGTGTAACTGTTGCAATCCCATCTCTGGATGGTAATGGCATTCAATGGTGGAGGTTAAGATTGagtatgattgggagcctttaaggTGTTCATCTTGCTGTGTTTTCGGTCATGAAGACAGCTCGTGTCCTAAGAACCCTCAGGTAAGTTCGATTGGGGAAACTGAGAAGAGGAATAATGATGAATTTCAGGACGTGGGTGCCAAAAAAAGAAAGCTAATAATCAAGGGCTTCATATGAAAAATCAAAAGCCAAAGTTAGTCTATCGTCCTGTTGTCAAACCTGAACCAAAATCGTCTCTGAGAAATCCGACTATTAATCAGGTCTCAACATCGAACCTTTTTGATATTCTTAAAGACGACGACGGTAACCAAGGAGGTACCACTGTGGGTTGAGTGGAGAAGAAGGAGAAACCGTCGAGTGACAGGCAGGAATCAgatgaggaggaggtcgttgaagtctacaatgaaactagtgaatttatgacatcgggtactcatcctttttcttcgaaagcaggggcaagcacctcttctaccaaATTCTCTAATGGATAGGCTGTCTTCTTTTCGCTTGAAGGGGTTGCTGATTTGTGGCAACTTTatctttgatgatggtggttgagaaTTATGTTTTGTGGTTTAcattgttttgtctactagatatcttgtcatgatgtatagtagactaggttatggggtgtcATAGGTTTTTTTGTTTGAtatacatatatggggcatgtcctgtatatgaactagtgtggaacacatcctcactacttgtacttaattgtggttgcattttaatagaatcaccggggtaaccctttaccccaaAAAAAAGGGCGCATAAGCCTAAGTCTCAAATCGGACTAGTGTCAATCTTTTAGCGTTATGGTGCCACGGTAAGGATGGATGCTGTGCGGTTGCTTGCCCAAGGGACTCTCTCGTCTTGGTccttttattttataaaggccTGTCCCTTGAAGCGAACATCTTTTCGTTGAATACTTTCATTAGCTGTCCTTAGACCTAAACCTTCATTATGCAATGGAGTATGTTGGATAGGGGGGTTAGTCCTTTCATGAAGGAATGGTGGAGAGAAagctatttttatttattatctgTCTATGTTGAGTCGAGCCTTCCTACTAGATTCGTAGGTGCCCCACCAGTAAGTAAAGGTAAAGAGAGAACATAAGCAGTAAGGGATGGAGAGGAGGTTGTTGCACTCGAAAGGAAGTATAGTATCACAAGGCCATGTACGGGATATAAGGCTTAGCCAAACTAAGCAACACTCCATAAATAAGTAGAAGAAGGCCTCTTTCGACTGTTGTTTCTTAATCAGTTTTGGTTGTTTCAGGAAAGGCTGTACCAGAAGTAGCGGGATATCAAAAAGTAAATGTGATACCGGAAACGCGATATCTAAAGTTAATCTCAGTGAATTCTGTACCAAGATGTATGTCGTCCAACCCACCCTCAGACTCTTTCTTCCGGCATAATCCTTTATACTTCCTAAGGTAGGCGTGCATCCAGAATTTCTTTTATATACTAGGATTCAAGGCCATGTATCTTACAATCTTTTAGAATATCCTTCAATAATGATATATTTTGCTCGTCCTTTTTTACGGGATCCCATTCCGGGGTCAGCTCTTCCTTCTCGTTCAAGAAGTCTATGAGGCATTCCTCAGGATTGTAGGGGGCCTTTTCCCGTAATGTGGGATACTCTATTAGCATTTTATTCAAAAGGGTTAATGACTCATGTTTGAGTTCGCGGATCAGGAGATCCCTATTCTCAAACTCGATTAATCGGTTATACTCCCTCTGAGACGGAGCCTCAGCAAGTTCTAGTTTTATGTCAGACCAATACTGATCCACTGTCTTACCCAGAAGAAAGGGACTATGTTTTAAGCGCAAAACTCGATTACGGAGGGATGCTTCCAAGCTAAAATTCTTTTGAACAAGGTTGTCCCATATGGTATCCTGAGAAATAGTAGAGATCGGAATTGAAATAGGCGCCGGATTTGAAGGTCCAGCATCGGACGGAAGCGGCATCTCGCGCGCAGAAGATGATCTTTCATCTTCTTCGTCTCTCCATTGTTCTTCCATCTCTTTTAGTTCAGGAGATGCCATCCTAAGAATAGGAAATTATTCAGATAAAGATGGTGAACCTGTAGGGTTGGTATGAGATGAAGCTTCCCCCTGCTGGAGTGGTGCCGAAGAGGAAGCTTCAGCCTCGCCCCCTTCAATCTTAGAATCATCCCCGGAGTCACAAAAATCCATAATCGGTATCCCCAGCTTTATGAGGGTCAACGAAAGAGGAATCAAAACGAGATATATTAAGATATCAATAAAAATAGATTGATAGTTTCTTACCGAGGTCCTTGAGGAGTTCGAACCAGGTTTCAACGTCAAACCCATTTGATGTCCTTAAGGACGATGATGGTGATCAGGGAGGTATCACTGTGGGTCGAGTTGAGAAGAAGGCTACGCAGGCTAGTGACAAGCAGGAttcggatgaggaggaggttgtTGAAGTCTATAATGAAACGAATGATTTTATGACTTCGGAATGGATAGACGCTTTATGTTTCGTGTTAAGGGACGGATGGCTTGTGACTATTTCGTCTTTGATGATGGAGGTTGAGAGCTTTTTGTTTTGGTGTAAAGTAGACTAGGTTATGTGGTGTCATTGATACATTTGTTTTTTCTTGGTTtgcatatatggggcatgtcctgtatatgaactagtgtggaactcatcctcactacttgtacttatttgcggtttgTTTTAATAGAGTCACctgggtaaccctttacccaaaaaaaaatagTTTCTTACCGAGATCGGATTTCCTTTTCGTGCCATATGCGCTTAGACTTTATTTTTTTCCCATTTTGATTCCCGGTCCAATATTAGTTCTCGAGGATGCATCTCCATCTCCTCGTTCAAAGCAGCATTGTAGATCAACATGCTTATCTTATATAAGAAAGAAAATAAGCAGGGGAGCCAAGAAGCTCAAAGAGAGTCTGAGAAGCTTAGGCAAAAGCATACGCATTAGACGTTTCTAGGGCTTTAGTTCCTTTTCTATATCCTTTTCTCTATGGTAGATAGAATATGCATTTTGTTCTTCTTCTTGTGATTCTTTCGGCTGTGAACTTGAGCTAATTCTTTTCTCTATTGTAGCTGAATCTCCAACAAAAAGACCTACTCGCGACACACAGGCTATATCTTTGAATGAATCATCGACTTGGGACCTACTCTTTCATTTTTCCAGTGAGGGGATCTCGGTCACACTAACAAAACTTGACGATGAGACTTTCCGGGCCATCTTTTTATAATAGATCTACGTAGGGAATATGTCCTCCAAACGGCATGTTATTTGTTTGCTTCTGCTCTTCTGGCTgacagtgtcacacccccaaaaatccacatgtggagtatcaccgcttggaggcgtgactgaccaggatcaatccaccaatcatattgaacatagcatgtaaataattataaaacccaacacaatataagtggtgtccaaacaaaacattgtttgagttgtaagcggaagcataatatttaaaaccaaagtataagttcaaaatgtaataaatgtttaacatggcataagactatccatgtcccacaacatccacgcctcctcgtgcaagctctaaaggtacctaacgacctgcaagacatgtaacaacgagtcaacaacaaagtttagcgagttcacagttggttgttcagttttaccagtttgttttgaaatcataagttgtttcgtaaaccacgagttaaatagtccttttgtttcccaaaccatgaCCATAATCTGTGGGGGGGCTTTtcctgtgaaccactagaccataccatatcgactactaacgaaatataagttgtgccctgcatcagtgtctatcatcactgacagtttgccatagtccattagtacacgcccgttcgaacgacacggtgtgaggtttgttaaacctaatagcgctttaattaatgacccgctcgccatcggcctcggcgattaagtcgatataaagaggagggacttcatgatagagttttgtctactaagtttaaggttgttgtcctacccaaggaggacgaatgtacgtagttctacccaagaaGAACACGCAggatttatagtggcatcctacccaagtaggatggccgtacatatcctacccaaggagaatatgtagatttccgttttagtttattaacccattcccaacccttggaatcccatgccttgttgaaagtgtgaactcacctcgttTTGCTCACTAAGATTATTACTCGCTCACAAATAATTCAATCCGATCCTATAGTTTGCACATACACACAATCAGTTGACATTCACAAGGTCCGACTAACAGTCAAGATCATCACGTACATGCAAGTAACAACTAACAGATAGCATTTA contains the following coding sequences:
- the LOC110888169 gene encoding uncharacterized mitochondrial protein AtMg01280-like; translation: MASPELKEMEEQWRDEEDERSSSAREMPLPSDAGPSNPAPISIPISTISQDTIWDNLVQKNFSLEASLRNRVLRLKHSPFLLGKTVDQYWSDIKLELAEAPSQREYNRLIEFENRDLLIRELKHESLTLLNKMLIEYPTLREKAPYNPEECLIDFLNEKEELTPEWDPVKKDEQNISLLKDILKDCKIHGLES